From a region of the Mercurialis annua linkage group LG1-X, ddMerAnnu1.2, whole genome shotgun sequence genome:
- the LOC126664541 gene encoding glucan endo-1,3-beta-glucosidase 5, whose translation MSGLKASSNLVLLFLSYLIIVAESTGIGVNWGTVSFRKLNPSTVVDLLKDNKIQKVKLFDTDPYVLRALMGSGIEVMVGIPNEMLASLSSSTSYSDLWVRQNISSYLVKGGADIRYIAVGNEPFLSSYSGQFQSYVVPALQNLQQSLAKANLAGYVKLVVPCNADAYESSLPSQGTFRPELMDIITQMVSFLNSNGSPFVVNIYPFLSLYGNTDFPQDYAFFQGSTHPVQDGPNVYYNAFDGNYDTLVAALSKIGYGQMPIVIGEVGWPTDGAISANLTAARAFNQGLINQVLSNKGTPLRPASPPMDIYLFGLLDEGAKSVLPGNFERHWGIFSFDGQAKYALNLGLGNKVLKNARTVQYLPSRWCVADPAKDLSNVANHIKIACGAADCTTLNYGGTCNEIGAKGNISYAFNSYYQLQNQNEQSCDFDGLGMVTFLDPSVGDCRFLVGVTDTSSSNFRTYHRWVVIWSWMLWGTLIFLI comes from the exons ATGTCAGGCTTAAAAGCCTCTAGTAATCTGGTATTGTTATTTTTAAGCTACTTAATAATAGTAGCAGAATCAACAGGAATAGGAGTAAACTGGGGGACGGTGTCGTTTAGAAAGCTGAACCCATCAACTGTGGTGGATCTGCTTAAAGACAACAAGATACAGAAAGTTAAGTTATTTGATACGGACCCATATGTTTTGAGAGCATTAATGGGTAGTGGTATTGAAGTTATGGTTGGGATTCCTAATGAAATGTTGGCTTCTCTGAGCTCTTCTACTTCTTACTCTGATTTGTGGGTTCGTCAGAATATTTCGAGTTACTTGGTTAAAGGTGGTGCTGATATCAG GTATATTGCCGTAGGAAATGAACCATTCCTCTCAAGTTACTCCGGTCAGTTTCAGTCATATGTAGTCCCTGCCCTGCAAAATTTGCAGCAGTCCTTGGCTAAAGCAAATCTTGCTGGATATGTAAAGTTGGTGGTCCCTTGCAATGCTGATGCCTATGAGTCCTCCCTTCCATCTCAAGGAACATTCCGACCCGAGTTAATGGatattataactcaaatggtttCTTTCCTAAATTCGAATGGGTCACCTTTTGTTGTCAATATTTATCCATTTCTTAGCCTCTATGGGAACACAGATTTTCCACAAGACTACGCATTTTTCCAAGGGAGTACCCATCCTGTGCAAGATGGGCCTAATGTTTACTACAATGCGTTTGATGGTAATTATGACACTTTAGTTGCAGCGCTCAGTAAAATTGGATACGGTCAGATGCCAATAGTTATTGGGGAGGTGGGTTGGCCAACCGATGGAGCCATCAGTGCGAATCTCACTGCGGCGAGGGCTTTCAACCAGGGCCTCATAAATCAAGTTTTGAGTAACAAAGGGACACCTCTGAGGCCAGCTTCTCCACCTATGGATATTTATCTCTTTGGCCTACTTGATGAAGGGGCTAAGAGTGTACTTCCAGGGAATTTTGAAAGGCACTGGGGTATTTTCTCTTTTGATGGACAGGCTAAATATGCATTGAACCTTGGTTTGGGAAACAAGGTACTGAAGAATGCCAGGACTGTCCAGTATCTTCCATCTAGGTGGTGTGTGGCTGACCCTGCCAAAGATCTTTCTAATGTTGCAAACCATATTAAAATTGCTTGTGGTGCTGCAGATTGCACGACACTTAACTACGGGGGAACATGCAATGAAATTGGGGCAAAGGGAAATATCTCTTATGCATTCAACAGTTACTATCAGCTCCAGAATCAGAATGAACAAAGCTGTGATTTCGATGGACTTGGTATGGTGACGTTCCTAGACCCTTCAGTTGGTGATTGCAGATTTCTTGTCGGTGTTACTGATACCAGTTCGTCAAATTTCAGAACATATCATAGGTGGGTTGTAATTTGGAGTTGGATGCTATGGGGGACGTTGATCTTTCTTATATAA